In the genome of Leguminivora glycinivorella isolate SPB_JAAS2020 chromosome 21, LegGlyc_1.1, whole genome shotgun sequence, one region contains:
- the LOC125237582 gene encoding acyl-CoA Delta(11) desaturase-like, whose product MPIQDTEKYLVGMPKVEDNKPHKEEYTKKQDQTMSRDYTIVWSMVLVMVYWHVGALYGLYLLLFKSVRLATLLLNFLIYMATSWGIGAGTHRLFCHRAYKANYPVQVLLMIFHTFGCQSTVINWARDHRLHHKYTDTDADPYNSKRGFFFSHIGWLLVKKHPELIEKGKTIDLSDLYENPVLQFQKKYYVALSLSLAFILPSLTPVIFWHESLNNSYHLSLLRIVLGSHLVFSINSVAHIFGNKPYDKVISPTTNVTLAVLTFGEGYHNYHHVFPFDYRASEFGNNFLNFSTKFIDFCAWIGWAYDLKYVSGDVIEGRAKKTGDGSDLWGRGQTKIKG is encoded by the exons ATGCCTATACAAGATACGGAAAAATATTTAGTAG GAATGCCGAAAGTTGAAGACAATAAGCCACATAAAGAAGAGTATACCAAGAAGCAGGATCAGACAATGTCACGGGATTACACTATAGTTTGGTCCATGGTCCTTGTTATGGTATACTGGCATGTCGGAGCATTGTATGGACTGTACTTATTGTTGTTTAAGTCTGTCAGATTGGCTACGTTATTACTCA ATTTCCTAATATACATGGCGACGAGTTGGGGAATCGGTGCCGGCACTCATCGCCTCTTCTGTCACAGAGCCTACAAGGCGAACTACCCTGTACAGGTCCTGCTCATGATATTCCACACCTTCGGATGTCAGTCTACTGTCATCAACTGGGCGAGAGATCAcag ATTACACCACAAGTATACGGACACGGATGCCGACCCATACAACTCCAAAAGAGGGTTTTTTTTCTCACACATCGGCTGGTTGTTAGTGAAAAAGCATCCAGAGCTTATTGAGAAAGGCAAAACGATAGACCTATCGGATTTGTATGAAAATCCTGTGTTGCAGTTTCAAAAGAA ATATTACGTCGCCCTCAGTTTGTCACTAGCCTTCATACTACCATCGCTCACACCAGTGATCTTCTGGCACGAATCTCTGAACAACTCCTACCACTTATCCCTTCTCCGTATAGTCCTTGGCTCCCACTTAGTTTTCTCCATCAACAGCGTAGCCCACATTTTCGGCAACAAGCCGTATGACAAAGTTATATCACCAACAACCAATGTAACATTGGCCGTTCTCACTTTTGGAGAAGGCTATCATAATTACCACCATGTTTTTCCTTTTGACTATAGAGCATCGGAGTTTGGAAACAACTTCTTGAATTTTTCGACGAAGTTCATTGATTTCTGCGCGTGGATTGGGTGGGCGTATGACTTGAAATATGTTTCTGGTGACGTTATTGAGGGGAGAGCGAAAAAAACTGGAGATGGAAGCGATTTGTGGGGAAGAGGCCAGACAAAAATTAAAGGATGA